A genomic region of Lodderomyces elongisporus chromosome 5, complete sequence contains the following coding sequences:
- the NMD5 gene encoding Nonsense-mediated mRNA decay protein 5 — protein sequence MDANLLLKCFAETLQADVTSRTAAEKQLKEISVQPGFLGACLDILETQETPAHVKKAAAVYFKNRVVRYWASKDTNLRVDEGEKPVVKDRIVPVLLVVDHSTRQQILPAFRLLVSLEFDNWSKLLEQTGQLLQESEKSEDYLYTAILCLVEITRKFKWADNQSRSNKLDPILEQTFPFLLSIGKSLLSQHENGVELTETKAEILKLILKSYRFVTYYEIPNMLRERDQLLQWGEFHASVISMKPPAYAANTDVSEQEKSLLQVAKCYKWSVANILRLFIRYGSQNSLSRKIAYPEFLNVFINEFMPHFFNHILKVVEEFCQGVRWIGLTELYQLLEFLSHCISEMPTWKLIKPHFEILMHHFIYPVICPSDHLLETFEDDPQEYINLCFDTCGDYDNERYAALGFVTTSLLKHAKFCLPPITLMIQQELTNVQNDDSLESAKKKDGLMRILGSISGYLVDDDSIAPLLTTLVVPNFKTAHEFLKARTIEVCSQFADVQFAPDVLAVITHGILNNFDGDVSLPVRFNSALSIQAFITNEDSKNALSQTILPVMSKLLELSNEIDNDAISIIMQECVESFSEQLQPFGVDLMSKLVHQFLKLAIEINEASKVEVDDFDANYEDQGDKAMAALGFLNTMITVLLSFENSHEICVKLEEICAPAIDYVLVNQMDDFFAEIGELIENATFLLRAITPIMWKNFKLLYDIFEQGSGLLYVEELLPCLTNYMIYGKSTIKNDENLQKHFFQLLNVIAASSQEEEVGSISDLVLTYEFAENFILTLEENAAPYVPQILEVVLSNYHQCEERKLNGTFTVNSNNVIIACLVYSTEATIAILKQTNQFSTFFKKWLDSSLERVFDLKLSLLGLMKLISINQLDSDISLAVSGKIPSTLKQLVTSITNLEKKRKNIDDFKDDVNLNLDQAQSSVQTQNSIQNNSLGADDEQQQGESGYEEDWEDDVEATKKYIEFLNNEESQLTGSGFQDEEEIYEDPLAPTPLDEVNIFELFKSFLHEFQSADPDKFNVLFGNLKDEDQKVIIDVVNT from the coding sequence ATGGATGCAAATTTACTTCTAAAGTGTTTTGCTGAAACACTTCAAGCAGACGTGACCTCACGTACTGCAGCAGAGAAACAATTGAAGGAAATCTCAGTGCAGCCTGGTTTCTTGGGTGCATGTCTTGACATATTGGAGACTCAAGAAACTCCGGCTCATGTCAAAAAGGCTGCTGCAgtttatttcaaaaatagGGTTGTTCGGTACTGGGCGTCAAAGGACACCAATTTAAGAGTCGATGAAGGTGAAAAACCTGTGGTGAAAGACCGAATAGTTCCAGTTTTACTTGTTGTCGATCACAGTACAAGACAACAAATCTTACCAGCATTCCGATTATTAGTAAGTCTCGAGTTTGACAATTGGAGCAAGTTATTAGAGCAAACTGGACAATTGTTGCAAGAACTGGAGAAATCTGAAGACTATTTATACACAGCTATTCTTTGTCTAGTGGAGATTACAAGAAAGTTCAAATGGGCAGATAATCAAAGCAGGTCGAACAAATTAGATCCCATTTTGGAACAAACCTTCCCATTTTTATTGTCCATTGGTAAATCACTTTTGAGTCAACACGAAAACGGCGTTGAACTCACGGAAACGAAAGCTGAGATTTTGAAACTCATCTTGAAATCTTACAGATTTGTTACATACTATGAAATTCCCAATATGTTGAGGGAGCGTGACCAGCTCTTGCAATGGGGCGAGTTCCATGCATCCGTTATCAGCATGAAACCACCAGCTTACGCAGCCAATACTGATGTATcggaacaagaaaagagtttGCTCCAAGTTGCCAAATGCTACAAGTGGTCAGTGGCTAATATCTTGCGACTCTTTATACGTTATGGATCTCAAAACTCATTGTCTAGAAAGATTGCATATCCCGAGTTTCTCAATGTGTTTATAAATGAGTTTATGCCACATTTCTTCAACCACATTTTAAAAGTTGTTGAGGAGTTTTGCCAAGGTGTCAGGTGGATTGGATTGACTGAATTATACCAATTGCTTGAGTTCTTGAGCCATTGCATTAGTGAAATGCCCACTTGGAAATTGATCAAACcacattttgaaattttaaTGCATCATTTTATTTATCCTGTCATATGTCCATCCGATCATTTGCTCGAGACTTTTGAAGATGATCCCCAAGAATACATAAATCTATGCTTTGATACATGTGGCGATTATGATAACGAGAGATATGCAGCTTTAGGATTCGTCACGACTTCTTTGCTCAAACATGCCAAGTTTTGTCTTCCACCAATTACGTTAATGATTCAGCAAGAATTAACGAATGTTCAAAACGACGATTCGCTTGAAAGTgctaaaaagaaagatggaCTCATGCGTATTCTAGGTAGCATTTCTGGCTatcttgttgatgatgactCGATTGCACCACTATTAACTACATTGGTTGTTCCAAACTTTAAAACCGCACACGAGTTCCTTAAAGCAAGGACTATTGAAGTATGCTCGCAGTTTGCTGACGTTCAATTTGCACCCGATGTACTTGCTGTTATAACCCATGGCATTTTAAACAATTTTGACGGCGATGTTTCCTTGCCTGTGCGCTTCAATAGCGCCTTGTCAATTCAAGCATTTATTACCAATGAGGATTCCAAAAATGCTCTTTCGCAAACAATTCTTCCTGTCATGTCCAAACTCTTGGAATTGTCGAATGAGATTGACAATGATGCCATCTCCATTATAATGCAAGAATGTGTCGAAAGTTTTTCGGAACAGTTACAACCATTTGGTGTTGACTTGATGAGCAAGCTAGTCCACCAATTTTTAAAGCTTGCTATAGAAATCAATGAGGCTTCTAAAGTGGAAGTTGATGATTTCGATGCAAACTATGAAGATCAAGGTGACAAGGCAATGGCAGCTTTGGGATTCTTAAACACCATGATTACTGTTTTGTTATCATTTGAGAACTCGCATGAAATCTGTGTCAAGTTGGAGGAGATCTGTGCTCCTGCTATTGATTATGTTTTGGTCAACCAAATGGATGACTTTTTTGCTGAAATTGGTGAATTGATTGAGAATGCaacttttttgttgagaGCCATTACCCCCATTATGTGGAAAAATTTCAAGCTTCTTTATGATATTTTCGAACAAGGGTCTGGTCTTTTGTATGTTGAAGAGTTGTTACCTTGCTTGACCAATTATATGATTTATGGGAAATCTACTATAAAGAATGACGAAAACTTgcaaaaacattttttccaattgctCAATGTTATTGCTGCTTCGtctcaagaagaagaagtgggTTCAATTTCAGACTTGGTTTTGACGTATGAATTTGCAGAAAACTTTATACTCACATTGGAGGAGAATGCTGCACCATATGTACCCCAAATACTAGAGGTGGTATTAAGCAATTACCACCAATGTGAAGAAAGGAAATTAAACGGTACCTTTACCGTCAATAGTAATAACGTTATTATAGCGTGCCTTGTTTATAGCACTGAGGCTACCATTGCGATACTCAAACAGACCAACCAGTTTAGTACTTTCTTCAAGAAATGGTTGGATTCATCTCTTGAAAGGGTTTTTGATTTGAAGCTTTCGCTTTTAGGATTGATGAAACTCATTTCTATTAATCAATTGGACTCCGATATTTCATTAGCCGTATCCGGTAAGATCCCATCAACGTTAAAACAACTCGTTACCTCAATCACCAAtttggagaaaaagaggaaaaacaTTGATGATTTCAAAGATGATGTGAATTTGAATCTTGATCAAGCACAACTGCTGGTGCAAACTCAAAATTCTATACAAAATAATTCGTTGGGTGCAGATGACGAACAGCAACAAGGCGAATCCGGATATGAGGAGGATTGGGAAGATGATGTTGAAGCAACAAAGAAATACATTGAGTTTTTGAACAATGAAGAATCCCAATTGACTGGATCTGGTTTCCAGGATGAGGAAGAAATCTACGAGGACCCACTCGCTCCAACGCCATTGGATGAAGTTAACATTTTTGAGCTCTTTAAATCCTTTTTACATGAATTCCAGCTGGCTGACCCCGACAAGTTTAATGTTCTCTTTGGGAATTTGAAGGATGAAGATCAAAAAGTAATAATTGATGTAGTGAATACATAG
- the SPC2 gene encoding signal peptidase complex subunit spc2 (BUSCO:EOG09265B95), whose translation MSLKKANINSVKDLHKHTDEQLGSILQQLGYEESFTLTDIKLGLGLVSVAIAGLLFLADKKYEFKDIYGLTAASCFIYAILNGVLFLVNRKYKNVKYIGYSKGNKLVIATETTKYDPIYFLTINGKRAQIPFSKIYDSIGYLDRDEFSKLLSREINKKDE comes from the coding sequence ATGTCATTAAAGAAAGCCAATATTAATTCCGTCAAGGATTTGCACAAACATACAGATGAACAGCTTGGATCCATACTTCAACAATTGGGTTACGAGGAATCGTTCACACTTACCGACATTAAACTAGGATTAGGACTCGTAAGTGTTGCTATTGCGGGCTTACTTTTTCTAGCTGATAAGAAATACGAATTCAAGGATATTTATGGGCTTACAGCTGCTTCATGCTTTATATATGCTATTCTCAATGGAGTATTGTTTTTAGTGAATAGAAAGTACAAAAATGTTAAATATATTGGCTATTCAAAGGGAAATAAACTTGTGATAGCAACAGAAACAACCAAGTATGATCCAATATACTTTCTCACGATCAATGGGAAAAGAGCACAGATTCCATTTAGTAAAATTTATGATTCTATTGGATACTTAGATAGGGACGAGTTTTCGAAATTGTTGTCACGCGAAATcaataaaaaagatgaataa
- the DPH2 gene encoding Diphthamide biosynthesis protein 2 (BUSCO:EOG09262SI7) → MQAPVLSTNSDYSYAKVQSSTKSRREDVVQYYALDKLAEKLAETETDTETDKDTSTSKGKPKFRHITLQFPDDLIADSASIVYYLQKKLNLNNSDSDQQKIWVLADTSYSACCVDEVAAEHVGSDLVVHFGDACLNDVAKLSAIYVLGKPSIDEEQVLSQFRSRYSKEDRVILMADAPHTYILSNLKQKLSNEYEQIEIADLKNANIVDYQPSSAEHMNFNRTLSVQEVSDYHLFHITVPEAPRLLQLTTNFASVTTYDPGNNQMSQGPFPNLMRRYKLVHVARSSGTIGILVNTLSLTNTKLLINTIKDRIKAAGKKHYIFVVGKPNVAKLANFESIDVWCILGCDHSGIVIDQNNEFYKPIITPYELLLGLSDELSWTGKWVTDYQSVIENYQEEITRGASNDDEEDNDGDASSDEEPEFDPVTGTFVSTSRPLRQLNHLTIQNDDSNELVKRSANAIAIRNTVSTSAMFLQQRQWTGLGSDLASNNDKSDEGSVLEEGRRGIARGYEFDTTQKKGAN, encoded by the coding sequence ATGCAAGCGCCAGTATTATCAACCAATTCCGACTATTCATATGCCAAAGTACAATCATCAACCAAGCTGCGACGAGAAGATGTTGTGCAATACTATGCGTTGGATAAATTAGCTGAGAAACTtgcagaaacagaaacggACACTGAAACAGACAAAGacacaagcacaagcaAAGGAAAACCAAAGTTTAGGCACATCACATTACAATTCCCCGATGACCTAATTGCAGATTCCGCTTCCATAGTCTATTACcttcaaaagaaattgaactTGAACAACTCTGATTCTGATCAGCAAAAAATCTGGGTTCTCGCAGATACTTCATACTCTGCATGTTGTGTTGATGAGGTAGCTGCAGAGCATGTTGGCAGTGATCTTGTTGTCCATTTTGGAGACGCATGTTTGAACGATGTTGCCAAGTTGCTGGCTATATATGTATTGGGAAAACCACTGATCGATGAGGAACAGGTGTTGCTGCAATTTAGAAGCCGGTACTCCAAAGAGGATAGAGTTATTTTGATGGCGGATGCTCCACATACCTATATTCTTTCAaatttaaaacaaaaactatCTAATGAGTATGAGCAAATCGAAATTgctgatttgaaaaatgccAATATTGTAGATTACCAGCCATCATCTGCAGAGCATATGAACTTTAATCGAACATTGTCCGTGCAAGAAGTTTCAGATTACCATTTATTTCACATTACCGTTCCCGAGGCGCCCAGATTGCTACAGCTCACTACAAATTTTGCTTCTGTTACTACATACGACCCAGGGAACAATCAAATGTCACAGGGTCCGTTCCCCAATTTGATGAGGCGCTACAAATTAGTCCATGTGGCGCGATCGTCGGGGACAATTGGTATTTTGGTAAACACTTTATCTTTGACCAATACCAAGTTACTTATCAATACCATAAAGGATAGAATCAAGGCTGCAGGTAAAAAACATTACATATTCGTTGTTGGAAAACCCAATGTGGCCAAGCTTGCAAACTTTGAGAGCATTGACGTATGGTGCATCTTGGGATGTGATCATCTGGGAATTGTGATTGATCAAAACAACGAATTTTACAAACCAATTATCACGCCTTATGAATTACTCCTTGGACTCAGTGATGAGCTTTCGTGGACTGGCAAATGGGTGACTGACTACCAAAGTGTGATTGAAAACTatcaagaagaaattaCAAGAGGTGCAAGTAatgacgatgaagaagataatgatggtgatgCTAGCTCCGACGAAGAACCAGAATTTGATCCGGTCACGGGTACTTTTGTTAGTACATCAAGACCATTACGACAACTTAATCACTTAACTATACAGAATGACGATTCTAACGAGCTTGTAAAGAGGTCGGCCAATGCCATTGCCATTCGAAATACAGTAAGCACATCTGCTATGTTTTTGCAGCAAAGACAATGGACCGGTTTAGGTAGCGACTTGGCAAGTAACAATGATAAGTCAGATGAGGGATCGGTACTTGAGGAAGGTAGACGAGGTATTGCTCGTGGGTACGAATTTGACACAACCCAAAAAAAGGGAGCAAATTAG
- the TOK1 gene encoding Potassium channel produces MANESANDGQSTISLHRNVKRALRQARTVLQPDFTNELLINNEKSYEDILGPLLLDKPIDQKRKRSAPIAIKSALNVPIGAILNLNVMPGEPYFVMWFLISSYFPLIAACLGPLANMISIIALIQHWRQDPTTEVLIPDPHSVLVMNALSLALGIIGNISLLMNFSRSVKYLITQCVSICAWFCASALLVAGVLVTHYKYMGDYKHSEGFFFACFTAGYYFACMLILLINFLGYRLDKYPATFNLDQKQRTLMVYTILFAIWSVVGAVTMHHLISGLGYGSSLYYCIVSFLTIGLGDITPKTAAAKIVVLVFSLGGVLIMGLIVATLRSVILSSAAPAIFWNDIEIARLNYIKKLKIQDRPISPENAYRKMRRIRHKIKVKHMNFSLALTVIIFLAFWLIGAMIFHFIEEWTYFNGVYFCFLCLLTIGYGDFAPKQSLGRVFFVSWATGAVPLMTILVSNVGDKLYEVFNNTSAWFSKWIFQPDREYLAKKKIKQQMKEYQEDETSTTSSFLSEQIKEDFDSSAFDEDTDNEEEFDDDDDDEEDEDEDDDEEEEEEEEEEEEEEEEDGVEEAEKEEDEQEDDDLRQIDSDLEESSSEILDNSSSASTRMNVIRDKLFKRKDAHERLLHYLERLKPLISDGITNPNKKYTLSQWQRAYKALELQKLPDGVDADPYTGFWLGNYSPLRLPLKEPNYLILRVYYKIEETLQMIVNEEKNDLEMLESKGNASLANSLKRRVKFSTRGEDVENRVCDK; encoded by the coding sequence ATGGCTAATGAGAGTGCAAATGATGGCCAATCAACAATCTCTTTGCATCGAAATGTCAAAAGAGCCTTGCGACAAGCACGTACTGTCCTACAACCAGACTTCACTAATGAATTGTTAATCAATAACGAAAAGAGTTATGAAGACATTCTAGGTCCACTATTGCTAGATAAAccaattgatcaaaaacGGAAACGATCTGCTCCAATCGCAATCAAAAGTGCTTTGAATGTTCCCATTGGTGCAATATTGAACCTTAATGTCATGCCTGGTGAGCCCTATTTTGTCATGTGGTTTTTAATCTCGTCTTATTTTCCTTTGATTGCTGCTTGTTTAGGACCCTTGGCCAATATGATTAGTATAATTGCTTTGATTCAACACTGGCGACAAGACCCTACAACTGAAGTATTGATACCCGATCCGCATTCCGTGTTGGTTATGAATGCATTATCGTTGGCTTTGGGGATTATTGGGAACATTtcgttgttgatgaatttCTCAAGATCAGTGAAATACTTGATTACTCAGTGCGTTTCCATTTGCGCATGGTTTTGTGCTTCTGCTTTGCTAGTTGCCGGCGTCCTTGTTACCCACTATAAATATATGGGTGACTACAAACACTCAGAAGGGTTCTTCTTTGCATGTTTTACTGCAGGGTATTATTTTGCTTGCATGCTAATTCTTTTGATTAACTTTTTGGGGTATCGGTTGGATAAGTACCCTGCAACGTTCAATTTGGaccaaaagcaaagaacaTTAATGGTTTATACCATCTTGTTTGCCATATGGTCGGTTGTCGGTGCTGTTACGATGCATCATTTGATACTGGGCCTCGGTTACGGTCTGTCATTGTACTACTGCATTGTTTCATTCTTAACAATTGGGTTGGGTGATATAACACCAAAAACCGCCGCGGCCAAGATAGTTGTATTAGTGTTCCTGTTGGGCGGTGTTTTAATCATGGGTTTGATTGTTGCTACCCTTAGATCGGTTATCTTATCCTCGGCAGCACCAGCGATTTTCTGGAATGATATCGAAATTGCTAGGCTAAATTATATCAAGAAGCTCAAGATTCAGGATCGACCAATATCACCAGAAAATGCCTACCGCAAAATGAGACGCATTAGGCACAAAATTAAAGTAAAGCACATGAATTTCTCACTAGCTTTAACTgtaattatttttcttgCATTCTGGCTCATAGGAGCAAtgatttttcattttattgaAGAATGGACATATTTCAACGGTGTGtacttttgctttctttgcTTATTAACCATTGGATATGGAGATTTTGCACCAAAGCAAAGTCTTGGTAGagtcttttttgtttcatggGCTACCGGGGCCGTTCCATTGATGACCATTCTAGTTTCAAATGTTGGTGATAAGTTGTATGAAGTGTTCAACAATACGAGTGCCTGGTTTAGCAAATGGATTTTCCAACCGGACCGTGAATACCTtgccaaaaagaaaataaagcaGCAAATGAAAGAATACCAAGAAGACGAAACAAGTACAACTTCGAGTTTTCTTCTGGAGCAGATTAAGGAGGACTTTGATTCTTCAGCATTTGACGAAGATACAGATaacgaagaagaatttgatgatgatgatgacgacgaggaagatgaagatgaagatgatgatgaagaagaagaagaagaagaagaagaagaagaagaagaagaagaagaggatggGGTTGAGGAGGCtgaaaaggaagaggaCGAACAAGAGGATGACGATTTACGGCAAATTGATAGCGATCTCGAAGAGCTGAGCTCTGAAATTTTGGATAATTCTTCAAGTGCTTCAACACGTATGAATGTAATACGAGATAAACTTTTTAAACGGAAAGATGCTCACGAAAGATTATTGCACTACTTGGAACGTTTGAAACCATTAATCTCAGATGGAATCACCAACCCGAATAAAAAGTACACTTTGAGCCAATGGCAGAGAGCTTATAAGGCTTTGGAATTGCAAAAGTTACCCGATGGAGTTGATGCTGATCCATACACGGGGTTTTGGTTGGGCAATTATAGTCCGTTGCGCTTACCACTAAAGGAACCAAACTATCTTATATTAAGAGTATATTATAAGATTGAGGAAACATTGCAAATGATTGtgaatgaagaaaagaacgaTTTAGAAATGTTGGAGCTGAAGGGAAATGCACTGCTTGCCAATTCACTTAAACGACGAGTCAAGTTCAGTACTCGAGGAGAAGATGTAGAAAATAGGGTGTGTGACAAATAA
- a CDS encoding uncharacterized protein (MEROPS:MER0006204), which translates to MKFTETSVKKLSTTLNNLLDEITTTNTEKEPPIVAPACTMGVTDAKGTVYINTKGVTNLKDPSPATNDHLYAFYSCTKSLTVAGALILYERGQLDLDAPVTNYFPEIAKIGVLEPGIVDKKRGVYLRDLKKPKTAITAKHLMTHTAGFSYGFIHPDYFTLITKGEKLDAIDPIMDFFFKKTPLVHEPGTAWMYGHSIDWLGFIIEKISGMKLSAFLQKEVFDPIGMTSCTFHKKNFDNLVRVHYRLQDESLKLQEKFSLSLDPHLDLGGQGCFGTVGDYLKFLRVWLNYGQSPDTGKRILKESTVKFAIKNHLPEHINLEFIGLSHNFVDDDEPSKKMDGWTLTGNAYGSNDLPSGRPKGSIYWGGLANLSYWIDFENQVGGFYAVQVMPYMDEYNVAYIEQFETEVYKAVKESKTTTAKF; encoded by the coding sequence ATGAAGTTTACTGAAACACTGGTAAAGAAGTTGAGTACAACTCTCAACAACTTACTTGATGAGATCACCACCACGAatacagaaaaagaacctCCAATTGTAGCACCTGCTTGCACAATGGGAGTCACTGATGCTAAAGGTACCGTTTATATTAATACCAAAGGAGTGACCAACCTAAAAGATCCGAGTCCAGCAACCAATGACCACTTATATGCTTTCTATTCTTGTACAAAATCCCTTACAGTTGCGGGTGCATTAATCTTGTATGAAAGGGGCCAGTTAGATCTTGATGCTCCAGTGACTAATTATTTTCCAGAAATTGCCAAAATTGGAGTGTTGGAGCCTGGAATTGTggataaaaaaagaggtgTTTATCTCAGGGATTTAAAGAAACCCAAGACTGCTATAACAGCAAAACACTTGATGACACATACTGCTGGGTTCTCGTACGGGTTTATTCACCCTGACTACTTCACACTTATTACAAAAGGTGAAAAGCTAGATGCAATAGACCCAATTatggatttttttttcaaaaaaaccCCCTTGGTTCATGAACCAGGAACTGCATGGATGTATGGTCACAGTATTGATTGGCTTGGATTTATTATTGAGAAAATCAGTGGCATGAAATTGAGTgcttttttacaaaaagaGGTCTTTGATCCAATTGGCATGACCTCATGTACTTTCCACAAGAAGAATTTCGACAATTTAGTTAGAGTGCACTATAGGCTCCAAGACGAGTCTTTGAAATTGCAGGAAAAATTCTCTTTAAGCTTGGACCCACACTTGGATCTTGGTGGACAAGGTTGTTTTGGAACAGTTGGAGACTATTTGAAGTTCCTTAGAGTGTGGTTAAACTATGGTCAAAGTCCAGACACAGGCAAGCGTATATTGAAAGAGTCCACTGTCAAATTTGCAATCAAGAACCATTTACCAGAACACATCAACTTGGAGTTTATTGGCCTTTCTCACAATTTTGTTGACGATGACGAGCCaagtaaaaaaatggaTGGCTGGACATTGACAGGCAATGCATATGGAAGTAACGACTTGCCATCTGGAAGACCCAAGGGTTCAATATACTGGGGTGGATTGGCTAATTTGAGCTATTGGATTGACTTTGAGAACCAGGTTGGTGGCTTTTACGCTGTACAGGTAATGCCATACATGGACGAGTACAATGTTGCATACATTGAGCAGTTTGAGACTGAGGTTTACAAAGCAGTTAAAGAGTCAAagacaacaactgcaaagTTTTAA